A stretch of Sulfurirhabdus autotrophica DNA encodes these proteins:
- a CDS encoding RNA polymerase sigma factor — translation MATYQELSDFLSLVERRAFKQAAFAVRDDHSALDIVQDAMLKLSEKYAGRPAEEFPMLFQRILQNTIRDYYRRQKVRSLWTTLFSSLSPNQDGDDYDPLETLEAYDDGSNKHDTPADNLERAQLLALIEEALKNLPTRQREAFLLRYWEELDVAETATAMGCSEGSVKTHCSRATHALAAILKSKGIKL, via the coding sequence CTGGCAACTTATCAGGAATTATCAGACTTTCTCTCTCTAGTAGAGCGCCGTGCTTTTAAGCAAGCGGCATTTGCTGTGCGTGATGACCATTCTGCTTTGGATATTGTGCAAGATGCAATGCTAAAGTTATCTGAAAAATATGCAGGCCGACCTGCTGAAGAATTTCCCATGTTGTTTCAGCGCATATTGCAGAACACAATTCGTGATTACTACCGTCGCCAAAAAGTACGCTCTCTATGGACCACTTTATTTTCGTCTCTCTCACCTAATCAGGATGGAGATGACTACGACCCGTTGGAAACACTGGAAGCATACGACGATGGATCAAATAAACACGACACGCCTGCAGACAATTTGGAACGCGCTCAACTTCTTGCTTTAATTGAAGAAGCGTTAAAAAATTTACCAACACGTCAACGGGAAGCGTTCCTGTTGCGTTATTGGGAGGAACTGGATGTCGCAGAAACCGCTACCGCAATGGGTTGCTCAGAAGGTAGCGTTAAAACCCATTGTTCACGCGCTACACATGCATTAGCAGCTATCCTGAAGTCTAAAGGAATAAAATTATGA
- a CDS encoding DUF3619 family protein codes for MNEHDLAKKIARQLNYGTTNLSENITTQLKASRMAALDKYSAHQPAMSLVGASHSLLNQGKNWLSHHRLLIPVTVLILGLAAITYWQSTQQDNDTGEIDASLLADDLPIHAYVDNRLDTWVKSSSEQ; via the coding sequence ATGAACGAACATGATCTAGCAAAAAAAATTGCCAGACAACTGAATTATGGCACCACCAACCTGAGTGAAAATATAACTACGCAGCTAAAAGCGTCACGGATGGCTGCCCTGGATAAATACAGCGCACATCAACCAGCAATGAGTCTAGTGGGGGCATCCCATTCTTTGCTTAACCAAGGGAAAAATTGGCTTTCACATCATCGCCTTTTAATACCTGTAACTGTATTGATTTTAGGTTTGGCCGCCATCACTTATTGGCAATCCACGCAGCAGGATAACGACACCGGAGAGATTGACGCCAGCTTGCTGGCAGATGATTTACCTATTCATGCTTATGTAGATAACCGCCTGGACACATGGGTAAAATCATCCTCAGAGCAATAA